From Macaca mulatta isolate MMU2019108-1 chromosome 3, T2T-MMU8v2.0, whole genome shotgun sequence, the proteins below share one genomic window:
- the TRIL gene encoding TLR4 interactor with leucine rich repeats — MEAARAVRFLLVVCGCLALPPRAKPVCPERCDCQHPQHLLCTNRGLRVVPKTSSLPSPHDVLTYSLGGNFITNITAFDFHRLGQLRRLDLQYNQIRSLHPKTFEKLSRLEELYLGNNLLQALAPGTLAPLRKLRILYANGNEIGRLSRGSFEGLESLVKLRLDGNALGELPDAVFAPLSNLLYLHLESNRIRFLGKNAFAQLGKLRFLNLSANELQPSLRHAATFAPLRSLSTLILSANSLQHLGPRVFQHLPRLGLLSLRGNQLRHLAPEAFWGLEALRELRLEGNRLSQLPTALLEPLHSLEALDLSGNELSALHPATFGHLGRLRELSLRNNALSALSGDIFAASPALYRLDLDGNGWTCDCRLRGLKRWMGDWHSQGRLLTVFVQCRHPPALRGKYLDYLDDQQLQNGSCADPLPSASLTADRRRRPLPTAAGEEMTPPAGLAEELPPQPQLQQQGGFLAGMAWDGASRELVGNRSALRLSWRGPGFQQPSPSAAAAAGPAPQFLDRHEKSQRGRPTPADPAHAEPTPTASPGSAASPAGDPWQRATKQRLGTEHQERAAQSDVGAGLPPLVSDPCDFNKFILCNLTVEAVGADSASVRWAVREHRSPRPLGGARFRLLFDRFGQQPKFHRFVYLPERSDSATLRELRGDTPYLVCVEGVLGGRVCPVAPRDHCAGLVTLPEAGSRGGVDYQLLTLALLTVNALLVLLALAAWASRWLRRKLRARRKGGAPVHVRHMYSTRRPLRSMGTGVSADFSGFQSHRPRTTVCALSEADLIEFPCDRFMDSAGGGAGGSLRQEDHLLQRFAD; from the coding sequence ATGGAGGCTGCCCGCGCCGTGCGCTTCCTGCTCGTGGTGTGCGGCTGCCTCGCGCTCCCGCCGCGGGCCAAGCCCGTGTGCCCGGAGCGCTGCGACTGCCAGCACCCCCAGCATCTCCTGTGCACCAACAGGGGGCTCCGCGTCGTGCCCAAGACCAGCTCGCTGCCGAGTCCCCACGACGTGCTCACCTACAGTCTCGGCGGCAACTTCATAACCAACATCACGGCCTTCGACTTCCACCGTCTGGGGCAGCTCAGACGGCTGGACCTGCAGTACAACCAGATCCGCTCTCTGCACCCCAAGACCTTCGAGAAGCTCTCGCGGCTGGAAGAGCTGTACCTGGGGAACAACCTCTTACAGGCGCTTGCCCCGGGCACGCTGGCCCCGCTGCGCAAGCTGCGCATCCTCTACGCCAACGGGAACGAGATCGGCCGCCTAAGCCGCGGCTCCTTCGAGGGCCTGGAGAGTCTGGTCAAGCTGCGGCTGGACGGGAACGCCCTGGGGGAGCTGCCGGACGCAGTCTTCGCCCCCTTGAGCAACCTGCTCTACCTACATCTAGAGTCCAACAGGATCCGCTTTCTGGGCAAGAACGCCTTCGCCCAGTTAGGCAAGCTGCGCTTCCTCAACCTCTCTGCCAACGAGCTACAGCCCTCCCTGCGCCACGCGGCCACCTTCGCACCGCTGCGCTCCCTCTCCACCCTCATTCTCTCGGCCAACAGCCTGCAGCACCTCGGGCCGCGCGTCTTCCAGCACCTGCCACGTCTGGGCCTGCTCTCGCTCAGGGGCAACCAGCTCAGGCACCTCGCGCCGGAGGCCTTTTGGGGCTTGGAGGCCCTGCGCGAGCTGCGCCTGGAGGGTAATCGGCTGAGCCAGCTGCCAACCGCGCTGCTGGAGCCTCTGCACAGCCTGGAGGCGCTGGACCTGAGCGGCAATGAGTTGTCCGCCCTGCACCCGGCCACCTTCGGTCACCTGGGCCGGCTGCGCGAGCTCAGCCTGCGCAACAACGCGCTCAGCGCCCTATCCGGCGACATCTTCGCAGCCAGCCCAGCCCTTTATCGGCTGGATCTAGACGGCAACGGCTGGACCTGCGACTGCCGGCTGCGAGGCCTGAAGCGCTGGATGGGCGACTGGCACTCGCAGGGCCGGCTCCTCACTGTCTTCGTGCAGTGTCGCCACCCCCCGGCCCTGCGAGGCAAATACCTGGATTACCTGGATGACCAGCAGCTGCAAAACGGGTCCTGCGCGGATCCCTTGCCCTCAGCTTCCCTGACCGCTGACCGCAGGCGGCGGCCCCTCCCCACTGCCGCAGGGGAGGAGATGACGCCACCTGCAGGTCTCGCGGAGGAGCTGCCGCCGCAGCCGCAGCTCCAGCAGCAGGGGGGATTTCTAGCTGGGATGGCCTGGGATGGAGCCTCCAGGGAGCTGGTAGGCAACCGCAGCGCCCTAAGGCTGAGTTGGCGCGGCCCAGGCTTCCAGCAGCCCAGCCCCTCCGCCGCTGCCGCCGCGGGCCCGGCTCCACAGTTCCTAGACCGGCACGAGAAGTCCCAGCGGGGCCGTCCGACTCCGGCAGATCCCGCCCACGCGGAGCCCACCCCAACGGCCTCTCCCGGTTCCGCGGCGTCGCCCGCTGGCGACCCCTGGCAGCGCGCGACGAAGCAACGCCTGGGCACGGAACACCAGGAGCGTGCCGCCCAGTCCGACGTGGGGGCCGGGCTGCCGCCGCTGGTGTCCGACCCGTGCGACTTCAACAAGTTCATCCTGTGCAACCTGACGGTGGAGGCGGTGGGCGCAGACAGCGCCTCGGTGCGCTGGGCCGTGCGCGAGCACCGCAGTCCCCGGCCGCTGGGCGGCGCGCGCTTCCGCCTGCTCTTCGACCGCTTCGGCCAGCAGCCCAAGTTCCACCGCTTCGTCTACCTGCCCGAGCGCAGTGACTCGGCCACGTTGCGCGAGCTGCGCGGGGACACCCCCTACCTGGTGTGCGTGGAGGGCGTGCTTGGGGGCCGCGTCTGTCCTGTGGCTCCCCGGGACCACTGCGCAGGGCTGGTCACCCTGCCGGAGGCCGGGAGCCGGGGCGGCGTCGACTACCAGCTGCTGACCTTGGCCCTGCTGACGGTCAACGCGCTGCTGGTGCTCCTGGCCTTGGCGGCCTGGGCATCTCGCTGGCTGCGGAGGAAGCTGCGGGCCAGGCGGAAGGGCGGGGCCCCGGTCCACGTTCGCCACATGTACTCCACCCGACGGCCCCTGCGCTCCATGGGCACCGGCGTGTCCGCCGACTTCTCGGGATTCCAGTCTCACCGGCCGCGCACCACCGTGTGCGCGCTCAGTGAGGCGGACCTCATCGAATTCCCCTGCGACCGCTTCATGGACAGTGCGGGCGGCGGTGCGGGCGGcagcctgagacaggaggaccATCTCCTGCAGCGATTTGCCGACTAG